One genomic region from Sulfuriflexus mobilis encodes:
- the folP gene encoding dihydropteroate synthase, which produces MIKQLDCNGRILNLRTPQVMGILNVTPDSFSDGGQYHFLDAAIRHALQMQTEGAAIIDIGGESTRPGAVPVSLNEELDRVIPVIEKLKQAVHVPLSIDTIKPEVMREAVAAGAGLINDVNALQAEGALVTAASLGVPVCLMHRQGTAQTMQTEPVYEDVTEDVLGFLRGRVAACEHAGIAREQVILDPGFGFGKTLAHNMQLMRELSAFLDEDLPVLVGVSRKSMLGAILDAEPGQRLAGTITLQALALMQGAHILRSHDVKAAVDCVKTVMAVKTGM; this is translated from the coding sequence ACACCGCAGGTGATGGGGATCCTTAACGTTACGCCGGATTCTTTTTCCGATGGCGGCCAATACCATTTTCTCGATGCGGCGATCAGACATGCCTTGCAGATGCAGACAGAGGGAGCAGCGATCATTGATATCGGCGGTGAATCAACGCGCCCTGGTGCAGTGCCAGTTTCCCTTAATGAAGAGTTAGACCGCGTCATCCCCGTGATTGAAAAACTCAAACAGGCGGTGCATGTGCCGTTGTCGATAGACACGATCAAGCCGGAGGTTATGCGCGAGGCGGTTGCCGCCGGTGCCGGGTTGATCAATGACGTTAATGCCCTGCAGGCAGAAGGTGCACTGGTAACGGCGGCCAGCCTCGGTGTGCCGGTGTGCCTGATGCATAGACAGGGTACAGCACAGACGATGCAAACAGAGCCTGTGTATGAAGACGTCACCGAGGATGTCCTCGGTTTTTTGCGCGGGCGCGTGGCAGCCTGCGAACACGCCGGTATTGCACGCGAACAAGTCATCCTCGACCCGGGGTTTGGTTTTGGCAAGACCCTGGCGCACAATATGCAGCTCATGCGCGAGCTGTCGGCCTTTTTGGATGAAGACCTGCCGGTACTGGTGGGGGTGTCACGCAAATCCATGCTCGGCGCCATCCTTGATGCCGAACCGGGGCAACGGCTGGCAGGCACGATCACCCTGCAGGCCCTGGCCCTCATGCAAGGGGCGCATATCCTGCGTAGCCACGATGTGAAGGCCGCAGTGGACTGTGTGAAAACCGTCATGGCCGTGAAGACGGGTATGTGA
- the glmM gene encoding phosphoglucosamine mutase — MQRRYFGTDGIRGRVGMEPITPAFVMRLGWAAGRVLGNGGNGTVLIGKDTRISGYMFESALEAGLSAAGINIRLLGPMPTPAIAYLTRTFHANAGIVISASHNPFYDNGIKFFSADGTKLPDEVELAIEAELDKPMTTVDSAKLGKASRVADAAGRYIEFCKSTIPMNMNFKGMRLVVDCAHGATYHVAPRVFEELGAEVITLGAEPDGLNINAGVGSTQPQALQASVLENKADLGIALDGDGDRLIMVDANGELVDGDQILYIIAISRLHDETLNTTVVGTVMSNLGLEHALNERGIEFKRAAVGDRYVMDMLREGGWTIGGEGSGHIICLDRTTTGDGTVAALQVLAAMQKSGKTLEQLVGSMYKYPQVLLNIPVNSDFNLGKASNVKAAMLAAEAELADRGRILLRASGTEPLLRVMVEGQDAGLVQRIADELATVVREAATESARLTSNA; from the coding sequence GTGCAGCGACGTTATTTCGGTACAGACGGTATACGTGGGCGGGTCGGGATGGAACCGATAACCCCGGCCTTTGTCATGCGCCTCGGCTGGGCCGCCGGTCGTGTCCTCGGTAACGGCGGTAATGGCACCGTCCTCATTGGTAAGGATACGCGTATCTCCGGTTACATGTTCGAGTCGGCACTCGAGGCGGGTCTGTCGGCTGCCGGCATCAATATCCGCTTGCTCGGGCCGATGCCGACGCCGGCCATTGCCTACCTGACGCGCACCTTCCACGCCAATGCCGGTATTGTCATCAGTGCCTCGCACAATCCCTTCTATGATAATGGCATCAAGTTTTTTTCAGCCGATGGAACCAAGCTTCCCGATGAAGTTGAGTTGGCTATCGAAGCCGAGCTGGATAAACCGATGACTACGGTGGACTCGGCAAAATTAGGCAAGGCCTCGCGTGTGGCGGATGCGGCGGGGCGTTATATCGAATTTTGTAAAAGCACCATCCCAATGAATATGAACTTCAAAGGCATGCGTCTGGTGGTCGACTGTGCACATGGTGCAACCTACCATGTGGCACCGCGTGTCTTCGAAGAGCTGGGGGCTGAGGTGATCACCCTCGGTGCTGAACCGGATGGCCTCAACATTAACGCCGGCGTGGGTTCAACCCAGCCACAGGCCCTGCAGGCCAGCGTACTGGAAAACAAGGCGGACCTGGGTATTGCCCTGGATGGTGATGGTGATCGCTTGATTATGGTTGATGCAAACGGTGAACTGGTTGATGGTGATCAGATCCTTTACATCATCGCGATCTCAAGGCTGCATGATGAGACCCTGAACACTACCGTGGTCGGTACCGTAATGAGCAACCTCGGTCTTGAACATGCCCTGAATGAGAGGGGCATTGAATTCAAACGTGCCGCAGTCGGTGACCGCTATGTCATGGACATGCTGCGAGAGGGTGGCTGGACCATCGGCGGTGAAGGTTCCGGTCATATCATTTGCCTGGATCGAACCACCACCGGTGACGGCACCGTTGCCGCCTTGCAGGTGCTTGCCGCGATGCAAAAGTCTGGCAAGACACTTGAGCAACTGGTCGGCAGTATGTACAAATACCCGCAGGTATTGCTGAACATCCCCGTTAATTCGGACTTTAACCTCGGTAAGGCCAGTAATGTAAAGGCCGCCATGCTGGCAGCCGAGGCCGAACTGGCCGACCGCGGCCGGATCTTGCTGCGCGCCTCCGGTACCGAACCGCTGTTGCGGGTCATGGTTGAGGGCCAGGATGCCGGACTGGTGCAGCGCATCGCCGACGAGCTGGCCACTGTCGTACGTGAGGCAGCCACTGAATCGGCTCGCCTTACCTCGAACGCCTAG
- the tpiA gene encoding triose-phosphate isomerase — translation MARQILVAGNWKMNGSRDSVKALVEGIKAGLGKVSKSAVTICPSYVFLADVQPMIAGTAIGLGAQNLSTEAAGAFTGEISSAMLKDFACQSVIVGHSERRSLYGEDDALVAKKYAVARAAGLTPILCVGETLEEREKGITEEVVARQLDAVIALEGVAALAEGVIAYEPVWAIGTGMTASPEQAQDVHAFIRGRIAERDAGIADKVQILYGGSVKGSNAAELFSKPDIDGGLIGGASLDAEDFLKICCAAS, via the coding sequence ATGGCAAGACAGATTCTGGTAGCCGGAAACTGGAAAATGAACGGTTCCCGAGACAGTGTTAAGGCATTGGTAGAAGGTATCAAGGCCGGTCTCGGCAAGGTCTCCAAGTCTGCCGTCACGATTTGTCCGTCCTATGTCTTTCTCGCCGATGTGCAGCCGATGATTGCGGGCACGGCGATTGGCCTGGGTGCCCAGAACCTTTCCACCGAGGCCGCAGGTGCCTTCACCGGTGAAATCTCCTCTGCCATGCTCAAGGACTTTGCCTGCCAGTCGGTCATTGTCGGTCACTCCGAGCGCCGCAGCCTGTACGGCGAAGACGATGCGCTGGTCGCCAAAAAGTATGCCGTGGCCCGTGCCGCCGGTCTGACCCCGATTTTGTGTGTCGGTGAGACCCTGGAAGAACGCGAAAAGGGCATTACCGAAGAAGTCGTCGCCCGCCAGCTGGATGCCGTGATTGCACTGGAGGGTGTCGCAGCCCTGGCCGAGGGCGTGATCGCCTATGAGCCGGTCTGGGCGATTGGCACCGGTATGACCGCCAGCCCGGAACAGGCCCAGGACGTGCATGCCTTTATACGTGGTCGCATCGCCGAACGGGACGCCGGCATTGCCGACAAGGTACAGATCCTCTATGGCGGTAGCGTCAAGGGCTCGAATGCTGCAGAATTATTCTCCAAGCCCGACATTGATGGTGGGCTGATTGGTGGTGCATCGCTGGATGCTGAGGATTTCCTCAAGATCTGCTGTGCTGCGTCCTAA
- the secG gene encoding preprotein translocase subunit SecG codes for MFTVILVIHVFIAIGLVGLVLIQHGKGADAGAAFGSGSSATVFGSQGSASFLTRLTAVLATGFFISSMSLAYFTREAVREGQEANISIPAEKTAAPVVPDITEIPAIPLDTDIPAVPGAKLDKAGSPDPTQIPE; via the coding sequence ATGTTCACAGTTATACTTGTAATTCATGTGTTTATCGCCATCGGCCTGGTTGGCCTGGTATTGATCCAGCACGGCAAGGGTGCCGATGCCGGTGCCGCCTTTGGCAGCGGCTCGTCGGCCACGGTCTTTGGTAGCCAGGGTTCGGCGTCGTTTTTGACCCGCCTGACGGCGGTCCTGGCCACAGGTTTTTTCATTTCCAGCATGAGTCTGGCCTATTTCACCCGCGAGGCCGTCAGGGAAGGGCAGGAAGCGAATATCAGTATTCCGGCAGAAAAAACCGCCGCACCGGTTGTGCCAGATATTACCGAGATTCCGGCGATACCGCTGGATACGGATATCCCTGCTGTACCGGGGGCCAAGCTTGATAAGGCCGGCAGCCCGGACCCAACCCAAATCCCGGAGTAA
- a CDS encoding NADH-quinone oxidoreductase subunit A, with protein sequence MLENYLPVLIFIIIGGAVGVVMLALGWVMGPNRPDDEKLSAYECGFEAFEDSRMKFDVRYYLVAILFIIFDLEIAFLFPWAVVLDQLGWFGFSAMVVFLGILVIGFIYEWKKGALEWE encoded by the coding sequence ATGCTTGAGAACTATCTGCCCGTTTTGATTTTTATTATCATCGGTGGCGCCGTTGGTGTCGTCATGCTCGCCCTGGGGTGGGTCATGGGGCCGAATCGTCCCGATGATGAAAAGCTTTCCGCCTACGAGTGTGGTTTCGAGGCCTTTGAAGACTCGCGCATGAAGTTTGACGTGCGCTACTATCTCGTTGCCATCCTGTTTATTATTTTCGATCTCGAGATTGCATTCCTGTTCCCCTGGGCGGTTGTGCTGGATCAACTCGGTTGGTTTGGTTTCAGTGCCATGGTCGTGTTTCTCGGTATTCTTGTCATTGGCTTTATCTATGAATGGAAGAAGGGGGCCCTCGAATGGGAATAG
- a CDS encoding NuoB/complex I 20 kDa subunit family protein, with amino-acid sequence MGIDGVFEKGFATTSADKLINWARTGSLWPMTFGLACCAVEMMHAAAARYDLDRFGIIFRPSPRQSDVMIVAGTLVNKMAPALRKVYDQMAEPRWVISMGSCANGGGYYHYSYSVVRGCDRVVPVDIYVPGCPPTAEALIYGIMQLQNKIKRTNTIART; translated from the coding sequence ATGGGAATAGACGGCGTATTTGAAAAGGGCTTTGCCACCACCTCGGCGGACAAACTAATTAATTGGGCACGCACCGGTTCCTTGTGGCCGATGACCTTTGGTCTGGCCTGTTGTGCAGTGGAAATGATGCATGCCGCGGCCGCACGTTATGACCTGGACCGCTTCGGTATTATCTTTCGCCCGAGCCCACGTCAGTCAGACGTGATGATCGTTGCCGGTACGCTGGTCAACAAGATGGCCCCAGCACTGCGTAAGGTCTACGACCAGATGGCCGAGCCTCGCTGGGTGATCTCGATGGGCTCCTGCGCCAATGGCGGGGGTTATTACCATTATTCCTATTCGGTGGTACGTGGCTGTGACCGTGTGGTGCCGGTTGATATTTATGTGCCGGGTTGCCCGCCGACTGCAGAGGCGCTTATTTACGGCATTATGCAGTTACAAAACAAGATCAAGCGCACTAACACGATTGCGCGCACTTAA
- a CDS encoding NADH-quinone oxidoreductase subunit C, translated as MSEDTTEIETAAEDVVAPSALQVFADSLLERFAEESVKVTLALREVTLEVPRQHLLSVCTALRDEPDFAFAQLIDVCGVDYSDYGQVEWETNYATGSGFSRGVVTDEPREARWQGERFAAVYHLISYKHNRRLRIRCFVDDDLPVVDSVVPIWNGANWFEREAFDLFGIMFEGHPDLRRILTDYGFVGHPFRKDFPLIGEVEMCYDPDKKRVVYQPVSIEPRVLVPRVIRSEHLHGVDDAGNDVAEG; from the coding sequence ATGAGTGAAGACACGACTGAAATTGAAACGGCAGCTGAAGATGTCGTGGCGCCGTCTGCGCTACAGGTATTCGCCGACAGTCTGCTGGAACGTTTTGCCGAAGAGTCCGTAAAGGTGACGCTGGCATTGCGTGAAGTGACACTCGAAGTGCCGCGTCAGCACCTGTTAAGTGTCTGCACGGCGCTGCGTGATGAGCCTGATTTTGCCTTTGCCCAGTTGATCGATGTCTGTGGTGTTGATTACAGCGATTATGGACAGGTCGAGTGGGAAACCAATTACGCCACCGGCAGTGGTTTCAGTCGTGGTGTCGTGACAGACGAGCCCCGCGAGGCCCGGTGGCAGGGTGAACGTTTCGCCGCTGTTTATCACCTGATTTCCTACAAGCATAATCGCCGCCTGCGTATACGTTGCTTCGTCGACGATGACCTGCCGGTTGTCGATTCGGTGGTACCAATCTGGAACGGTGCCAACTGGTTTGAACGTGAGGCCTTTGACCTGTTTGGCATCATGTTTGAAGGGCATCCGGACCTGCGTCGCATCCTTACTGACTATGGCTTTGTCGGCCATCCGTTCCGCAAGGATTTCCCACTGATTGGTGAAGTGGAAATGTGTTATGACCCAGACAAAAAACGTGTTGTTTACCAGCCGGTAAGCATCGAACCACGCGTGCTCGTTCCGCGTGTTATTCGCAGTGAACACCTGCATGGCGTCGATGATGCCGGCAATGATGTAGCGGAAGGCTGA
- a CDS encoding NADH-quinone oxidoreductase subunit D — protein MPEIRNYTLNFGPQHPAAHGVLRLVLELDGEVVQRADPHVGLLHRGTEKLAESKPFNQSIGYMDRLDYVSMMCNEHGYVLAIEKLLGIQAPERAQYIRVMFDEITRILNHLMWLGTHALDIGAMTLFLYCFREREDLMDCYEAVSGARMHATYYRPGGVYRDLPDVMPKYRESKWHNESDVSRMNEARSGGLIDFIEDFTDRFPGLVDEYETLLTDNRIWKQRTVGIAEVSAERALQLGFTGPMLRGSGIEWDLRKKQPYEVYDRMHFDIPVGRNGDCYDRYLVRVEEMRQSNRIIKQCIDWLRMNPGPVMIDDHKYTTPPRADMKGDMESLIHHFKLSTEGYCVPAGEAYAAIEHPKGEFGCYIVSDGANKPYRLKVRAPGFAHLSAMDEMVKGHMIADVVSVIGTMDIVFGEIDR, from the coding sequence ATGCCAGAAATTCGTAACTACACACTGAACTTTGGTCCGCAGCATCCGGCGGCACACGGCGTATTGCGTCTGGTGCTGGAACTGGATGGTGAGGTGGTGCAGCGTGCCGACCCGCATGTGGGCCTGTTGCATCGTGGTACCGAGAAACTCGCCGAGAGCAAGCCTTTTAACCAGAGCATTGGTTACATGGACCGTCTCGACTACGTATCCATGATGTGTAACGAGCATGGCTATGTCCTGGCGATTGAAAAACTGCTTGGCATTCAGGCCCCGGAACGTGCGCAATATATCCGCGTTATGTTCGACGAGATCACCCGCATTCTGAATCATCTGATGTGGCTGGGTACACATGCTCTCGATATCGGTGCGATGACCCTGTTCCTGTATTGTTTTCGTGAGCGTGAAGACCTGATGGATTGCTACGAGGCCGTTTCCGGTGCGCGTATGCATGCGACCTACTATCGCCCGGGCGGTGTTTACCGTGACCTGCCTGATGTGATGCCGAAGTACCGCGAATCCAAGTGGCACAATGAATCTGATGTGTCTCGCATGAACGAGGCACGTAGTGGTGGTCTGATCGACTTTATTGAAGACTTCACTGATCGCTTTCCCGGTCTGGTGGATGAATACGAAACTCTGTTGACCGATAACCGTATCTGGAAACAGCGTACCGTCGGTATTGCCGAGGTCTCTGCTGAGCGCGCACTGCAACTGGGCTTTACCGGGCCGATGCTGCGCGGCTCGGGTATTGAGTGGGACCTGCGCAAGAAACAACCTTACGAAGTTTACGACAGGATGCATTTTGATATTCCAGTGGGTCGCAACGGTGACTGTTATGACCGTTACCTGGTACGCGTTGAGGAGATGCGTCAGTCCAACCGTATTATCAAACAGTGTATTGACTGGCTGCGCATGAACCCCGGTCCAGTCATGATCGACGATCACAAATACACTACGCCGCCACGTGCCGATATGAAGGGTGATATGGAATCCCTGATTCATCACTTCAAACTTTCTACTGAGGGTTACTGTGTGCCTGCCGGTGAGGCCTATGCCGCCATCGAGCATCCGAAGGGTGAATTTGGTTGCTATATCGTTTCTGATGGTGCCAACAAGCCATACCGCCTCAAGGTACGCGCACCGGGCTTTGCGCACCTCTCGGCCATGGATGAGATGGTTAAGGGGCATATGATTGCAGACGTGGTGTCTGTTATCGGTACCATGGATATTGTATTCGGAGAGATTGACCGCTAA
- the nuoE gene encoding NADH-quinone oxidoreductase subunit NuoE, with amino-acid sequence MAGMNIQASARLSAEVRREIDHWLSKYPAEHRQSAVIPALTAAQEHNKGYLSNELMDAVADYLGISRVTTYEVATFYSMYNREPVGKYVINICTNISCMLMGSDTVVGHLENKLGIKLGETTADGRFTLKIEEECLAACAGGPMMAINGHYYEKLSPARLDEILDGLE; translated from the coding sequence ATGGCCGGAATGAACATACAAGCGAGCGCGCGCCTGTCTGCGGAAGTGCGCCGGGAAATCGATCATTGGTTAAGCAAGTACCCCGCGGAGCATCGCCAGTCTGCCGTGATCCCGGCCTTGACCGCCGCACAGGAACATAACAAGGGTTACCTGAGTAATGAGCTCATGGATGCAGTGGCCGATTACCTGGGTATCTCCCGTGTGACCACCTATGAAGTGGCGACGTTTTACTCGATGTATAACCGTGAACCGGTGGGCAAATACGTGATCAATATTTGCACAAATATTTCCTGCATGTTGATGGGTTCTGACACGGTCGTTGGCCACCTGGAAAATAAGCTGGGTATAAAGCTGGGCGAAACGACGGCAGACGGCAGGTTCACACTGAAAATAGAAGAAGAATGCCTGGCGGCCTGTGCCGGCGGCCCGATGATGGCGATTAACGGCCATTATTATGAAAAATTATCACCGGCCCGGCTGGATGAGATTCTGGACGGCCTGGAATAA
- the nuoF gene encoding NADH-quinone oxidoreductase subunit NuoF → MANQVCFTTMQFDKPWTLENYIKTGGYQALKKVLVDKMSQEDVIETVKASALRGRGGAGFSTGLKWSFMPRTAPVDKYIVCNSDESEPGTCKDRDILRYNPHAVIEGMIIGAYAIGAKAGYNYLRGEFHHEPFERFEEALKEAYEAGYLGKDILGSGFDFDLYAHLGAGAYICGEETALLESLEGKKGQPRFKPPFPANFGLYGKPTTINNTETLASIPVIIRNGAEWFLNLGKPNNGGEKLFSISGHVNKPGNFEIPLGTPFSELLEMAGGVRNGHQIKAVIPGGSSMPVLPGDVMMGLDMDYDSIQKAGSYLGSGAVIVMDETTCMVKALLRLSRFYYMESCGQCTPCREGTGWMYRVLERIENGQGRPEDLELLESAAGQIAGHTICAFGEAAAWPVQSFLKHFREEFEYHITHKRCMVDAMGRGAAA, encoded by the coding sequence ATGGCAAACCAGGTTTGCTTCACGACAATGCAATTCGACAAACCCTGGACACTTGAGAACTATATCAAGACCGGTGGTTACCAGGCATTGAAAAAAGTCCTCGTCGACAAGATGAGCCAGGAAGACGTGATCGAAACGGTCAAGGCCTCGGCGCTGCGCGGTCGTGGTGGTGCGGGTTTCTCTACCGGCCTGAAGTGGAGTTTCATGCCGCGCACGGCACCGGTCGACAAGTATATCGTTTGTAACTCGGATGAAAGTGAGCCGGGTACCTGTAAGGACCGTGACATCCTGCGTTATAACCCGCATGCCGTGATCGAGGGCATGATCATCGGCGCCTATGCCATTGGTGCGAAGGCCGGTTATAACTATCTGCGTGGTGAGTTCCATCACGAACCCTTTGAGCGCTTCGAAGAAGCGCTCAAAGAAGCCTATGAGGCCGGTTACTTGGGTAAGGATATCCTCGGTTCGGGTTTTGATTTTGACCTGTATGCCCACCTCGGTGCCGGCGCCTATATCTGTGGTGAAGAGACCGCCTTGCTCGAGTCACTCGAAGGCAAGAAGGGCCAGCCACGCTTCAAGCCGCCGTTCCCGGCCAACTTTGGCCTGTATGGCAAACCGACCACGATCAACAACACCGAGACCCTGGCCTCGATACCGGTGATTATCCGTAACGGTGCCGAGTGGTTTCTGAACCTGGGTAAACCCAATAATGGCGGCGAAAAGCTGTTCAGCATATCCGGTCACGTCAACAAGCCGGGCAACTTCGAGATCCCACTGGGTACCCCCTTTAGTGAGCTGCTGGAAATGGCCGGTGGAGTGCGCAACGGTCACCAGATCAAGGCCGTGATCCCGGGCGGCTCATCCATGCCGGTACTGCCGGGCGATGTCATGATGGGTCTGGATATGGATTATGACTCTATCCAGAAGGCCGGTTCCTATCTGGGCTCCGGTGCCGTGATCGTCATGGATGAAACCACCTGCATGGTCAAGGCACTGTTACGGCTGTCGCGTTTCTATTATATGGAGTCATGTGGCCAGTGTACGCCGTGCCGTGAGGGTACCGGCTGGATGTACCGCGTGCTGGAAAGAATCGAAAATGGGCAGGGCCGCCCCGAGGACCTGGAATTGCTCGAGTCTGCCGCCGGTCAGATCGCCGGCCATACGATTTGCGCCTTCGGTGAAGCTGCCGCCTGGCCGGTGCAGAGTTTCCTCAAACACTTCCGTGAAGAATTTGAATACCATATCACGCACAAGCGTTGCATGGTCGATGCCATGGGTAGAGGGGCTGCGGCATGA
- the nuoG gene encoding NADH-quinone oxidoreductase subunit NuoG, whose product MSAKPEISAEDMVTIEIDGVSMQARKGAMIIHAADDSNIYIPRFCYHKKLPIAANCRMCLVEVANVPKPLPACATPVAEGMKVFTRSAFAKKAQKAVMEFLLINHPLDCPICDQGGECELQDIAMGYGGSSSRFTEGKRVVQDKNIGPLIATEMTRCIHCTRCIRTLELVNGESELGAMNRGNRTTIGTYIERSVNSEMSGNVIDVCPVGALTAKPSRFAARAWEMRAHNSIAAHDCVGSNISVHTYNNKAVRTVPDENEAVNEVWLSDRDRYAYAGLNSTTRLTTPMIKVGAEWQEIDWNTALDEVVTGLRDQSEAIGCLVSPNATTEEAFLAQRLLRGLGSQNIDHRLGQQDFSDDGRLPLVQSLGCGVDALESVNAALLIGSNIRHDQPIASHRLRKAVAKGGQLMLLNHVDYDMNYPLAEKIITSPSTMTTELAAIVKAMLETTQESAPPGLAALIDSVSVTDTHRAIADHLKTAENASVIIGMQAMAMPNLSTLRALAALLARLADASFGYLPRGANSSGASLAGALPYTDAGGQGQYSGLNAVEMMKAKLSAYVLLNVEPELDCIDPAQARRALANANFVVCMTPFVSDAMREYANVLLPTAPSTETSGTFVNASGRWQRFAAACAPRGETRPAWKVLRVLGNLCELSGFEYLSSEEVRAEVERETNAVTLDNQIEWRCPAGLASADELVRIGDMPIYGIDNVVRRAAALQNTIHAASESAAMNAATAKQLGVGDASRIVLTQGDDEVSVELMVDECVPNNCVMLAASSAASSQLGAPYQAVTITKD is encoded by the coding sequence ATGAGTGCAAAACCTGAAATCAGCGCGGAAGACATGGTTACCATCGAGATTGATGGCGTCAGCATGCAGGCGCGCAAGGGCGCGATGATCATTCACGCCGCTGACGATTCGAATATTTATATCCCGCGTTTCTGTTACCACAAGAAACTGCCTATCGCGGCCAATTGCCGTATGTGTCTGGTCGAGGTCGCAAATGTGCCTAAGCCCTTGCCGGCCTGTGCGACACCGGTTGCCGAAGGCATGAAGGTCTTTACCCGTTCTGCGTTTGCGAAGAAGGCACAGAAGGCCGTGATGGAGTTTCTGCTCATCAATCACCCGCTGGATTGCCCGATTTGTGATCAGGGTGGTGAGTGCGAGCTGCAGGATATCGCCATGGGTTATGGTGGCAGTTCTTCGCGTTTTACTGAAGGTAAGCGCGTGGTACAGGACAAAAACATCGGCCCGTTAATTGCGACCGAAATGACGCGCTGCATCCATTGCACCCGTTGTATCCGCACGCTCGAGCTGGTCAACGGTGAAAGTGAACTGGGTGCCATGAACCGTGGTAACCGCACCACGATTGGCACCTACATCGAGCGCAGTGTGAATTCGGAAATGTCTGGCAACGTCATTGATGTTTGCCCGGTCGGTGCGCTGACGGCGAAGCCTTCGCGCTTCGCGGCACGTGCCTGGGAAATGCGCGCGCATAACAGTATCGCCGCCCATGACTGTGTCGGCTCCAACATCAGTGTGCATACCTATAATAATAAGGCAGTGCGTACTGTCCCGGATGAAAACGAGGCCGTTAATGAGGTCTGGTTGTCTGACCGTGACCGTTATGCCTATGCAGGCCTGAATAGCACTACACGCCTGACCACACCGATGATTAAGGTCGGTGCTGAATGGCAGGAGATTGATTGGAATACCGCCCTCGATGAGGTTGTCACCGGCCTGCGTGATCAGAGTGAGGCTATCGGTTGCCTGGTTTCGCCCAATGCCACGACTGAAGAGGCCTTCCTTGCACAACGTCTGCTGCGTGGCCTGGGTAGTCAGAATATTGATCATCGTCTTGGTCAGCAGGACTTTAGTGACGATGGCAGGTTGCCACTGGTACAAAGCCTGGGCTGTGGGGTCGATGCCCTCGAATCCGTTAATGCCGCGCTGCTGATCGGTTCGAATATTCGTCATGACCAACCGATTGCCTCGCACCGGCTGCGCAAGGCCGTTGCCAAGGGTGGGCAATTGATGTTGTTGAATCATGTTGATTACGACATGAACTATCCGCTTGCAGAAAAGATCATTACCAGTCCTTCAACCATGACGACCGAGTTGGCCGCTATCGTCAAGGCCATGCTGGAGACCACGCAGGAGTCTGCGCCGCCGGGACTGGCCGCACTGATTGATTCGGTGAGCGTTACCGATACCCATCGCGCCATCGCCGATCATCTGAAGACGGCGGAAAACGCCAGTGTCATTATTGGTATGCAGGCAATGGCCATGCCAAACCTTTCAACGCTGCGTGCACTGGCTGCCTTGCTGGCACGCCTGGCCGATGCCAGCTTCGGTTACCTGCCGCGCGGCGCCAATAGTAGCGGTGCCAGCCTGGCCGGGGCCTTGCCCTACACCGATGCCGGTGGTCAGGGTCAATACAGTGGCCTTAATGCCGTAGAGATGATGAAGGCAAAACTGTCTGCCTATGTGTTGCTGAATGTTGAGCCAGAGTTAGATTGTATTGACCCGGCACAGGCACGCCGCGCACTGGCAAATGCCAACTTTGTGGTCTGCATGACACCTTTTGTTAGTGATGCGATGCGGGAGTATGCAAATGTCCTGCTACCGACAGCACCATCAACAGAAACCTCCGGTACCTTTGTTAATGCCAGTGGTCGCTGGCAACGTTTTGCTGCGGCTTGTGCACCTCGTGGCGAGACGCGCCCGGCATGGAAGGTACTGCGTGTGCTCGGCAATCTGTGTGAGCTGAGTGGTTTTGAATACCTGTCTTCAGAAGAGGTGCGTGCCGAGGTTGAACGTGAGACCAATGCGGTGACCCTGGATAACCAAATAGAATGGCGGTGCCCGGCAGGACTCGCCAGTGCTGATGAGTTGGTGCGTATTGGTGATATGCCGATCTATGGCATCGACAATGTTGTGCGCCGTGCGGCGGCACTGCAAAACACCATTCATGCCGCCAGCGAATCGGCTGCCATGAATGCGGCCACCGCCAAACAGCTGGGTGTAGGCGACGCGTCACGCATTGTCCTGACTCAGGGTGATGATGAAGTCTCAGTCGAGTTAATGGTCGACGAGTGTGTTCCGAATAACTGTGTCATGTTGGCAGCGTCGAGTGCTGCGAGCAGTCAGCTTGGTGCGCCATACCAGGCTGTGACAATAACAAAAGATTAA